Genomic window (Mycoplasma leachii PG50):
ACTTTTCATTTAATAGAATTAAATCAATTAGAAATCAACTATTTACAAATAAGCAAGAAGTTTTTATTAAAACTGAATTAGATACTAGTAATTTAGTTGCTATTATGAATAAATTACATTTAAGTATTGATTTTAATCCTGATGATTATTTTTCATATATTAAAGTATTTTATGTAAATGATTTACCAGTAAGATATGCAAAGTCATTTTTAAATAAAAATCTTTTTACTAACAATATAGATGTTGAAAAGATTAAAAAGTCTTTAATAGAATATCTTGAAGAAAATTCTATTAAACCTTTTAAATTAACTTCTATAATAGAAGCTAAATTAAAAGATCAAATGACTAGAAATTTTTTAGTTGATAATCATCAAGATTATGTGATTTGTAGATATTCAATTTTATATGATAAAAATAATAATATTATTGAAATTACTCAACATACTATTAATCTAGATCATTTTGAAACTTCTTCAATTAAATATTTGTAAAAAAAATCTCGGGGCTCCCCCGAGATTTTTTATTATTCTTCTAATAAAGATTGTAATTCTTTAATATAATCACTAATTCCATTAATTAAAGGTAAATAAGTTTGTTCTTTATTAAAATCAATACCAGCATCTAGCATAATTTTTAAAGGTTCTTTATGACCACCTGCTTTTAAAAAGTCTAGTGTGGTTTGAATATTTCCATTCTTAATATCATCATATAATTTATAACTAGCAGTTACATCAATTGCATATTTATAAACATAAAATGGTGAGTGGAAAAAATGACTAATTCTAGGTCATCCATAACCTGATTTAGTATTATCATCTAATTTGTCAAATACTTTATAACCATAATCATTTTCA
Coding sequences:
- a CDS encoding GntR family transcriptional regulator produces the protein MQDKKNKEITERQKIVNYLLDLIEHKKVDFKTPLPSEYFLVTKFKVSRGTVRSAFSDLKTKGLIKSEKGAGYFINPDFSFNRIKSIRNQLFTNKQEVFIKTELDTSNLVAIMNKLHLSIDFNPDDYFSYIKVFYVNDLPVRYAKSFLNKNLFTNNIDVEKIKKSLIEYLEENSIKPFKLTSIIEAKLKDQMTRNFLVDNHQDYVICRYSILYDKNNNIIEITQHTINLDHFETSSIKYL